In Dolichospermum flos-aquae CCAP 1403/13F, the following proteins share a genomic window:
- a CDS encoding ASCH domain-containing protein, translated as MSPNVLLLSIHHKYTNMIFDGNKRVELRRVRPRHLNEGDLILVYATSPEKALLGVLEVEKVVEMSPNKLWRIVKDKAGINYETFQKYYENSPNAFAIFFKKPFSFDTPITLEELREEWSDFRPPQCYYYLKEMEINLVKTMAKCDILGLSEKFKIYQTELLS; from the coding sequence TCTATTATCTATACACCATAAATATACAAACATGATATTTGATGGTAATAAACGGGTCGAATTGCGTCGTGTTAGACCTCGGCATCTAAATGAAGGTGATCTAATTCTTGTTTATGCTACATCTCCTGAAAAAGCATTGTTGGGAGTTCTGGAAGTAGAGAAAGTTGTAGAAATGTCTCCAAATAAACTTTGGAGAATTGTCAAAGATAAAGCTGGTATTAACTATGAAACTTTTCAAAAATATTATGAAAATTCACCAAATGCTTTTGCTATTTTCTTTAAAAAACCATTCAGTTTTGATACGCCAATTACTTTAGAAGAATTAAGAGAAGAATGGTCAGATTTTCGACCACCACAATGTTATTATTATTTAAAAGAAATGGAAATAAATCTCGTTAAAACTATGGCAAAATGTGATATTTTAGGATTATCTGAAAAATTTAAAATTTATCAAACTGAATTATTATCTTAA